The Ischnura elegans chromosome 1, ioIscEleg1.1, whole genome shotgun sequence genome contains a region encoding:
- the LOC124165788 gene encoding nudC domain-containing protein 3 isoform X3 has product MVNMIKHLWEFCRRRDSTDFFRLQNEQSTKLGFPPGVAEQIVLKVLRKWETKARQDEEKYYRLRNSSADEEPNCIREEVVETEPSESDQDAKTESSCSIVETEKKCRTKEPSTSDSYNGAVRKGYQWSQTISDLDVQVTVPTFVTKAKHLDVNIDAERLCVKLCGVPEEYVTEYPEKTALLEGDLCYKTKKEESTWTLIPGHEVQIHLEKCQERWWDALLTSEEKINLQNIDASRPMDDLRQEEQMKIQELMWAEQRKRMGQLDPRHQPVADILKKAWNQEGSPFKGMEYNPSMINFDGNFMPDQDMPS; this is encoded by the exons ATGGTAAACATGATCAAACATTTATGGGAATTTTGCAGGAGGAGGGACAG TACCGATTTCTTCCGATTACAAAATGAGCAGAGTACAAAATTAGGCTTTCCACCGGGGGTCGCAGAACAAATTGTACTAAAGGTATTAAGGAAATGGGAAACGAAGGCAAGACAAGATGAGGAAAAGTATTATCGATTAAG aaATTCTTCTGCTGACGAAGAACCCAACTGTATCCGCGAAGAAGTCGTAGAAACAGAACCTTCAGAGTCAGACCAAGATGCTAAGACAGAGTCATCATGCAGCATTGTAGAAACAGagaagaaatg TAGGACCAAAGAACCAAGTACCAGTGACAGCTACAACGGTGCTGTTCGCAAAGGATATCAATGGTCTCAAACAATATCGGACCTTGATGTTCAG GTTACTGTTCCAACATTTGTCACCAAAGCTAAACATTTGGATGTAAATATTGATGCAGAGAGGTTGTGTGTAAAGCTTTGTGGTGTACCTGAGGAATATGTCACAGAATATCCTGAAAAAACAGCATTGCTGGAAGGGGACTTATGCTACAAAACCAAAAAAGAGGAGTCAACATGGACCTTGATCCCAGGACATGAAGTACAG ATTCATCTTGAAAAATGTCAGGAGCGCTGGTGGGATGCACTTTTAACCagtgaagagaaaataaatctCCAGAATATAGATGCATCACGCCCAATGGATGACCTGCGTCAAGAAGAACAAATGAAAATTCAGGAGCTGATGTGGGCTGAGCAGAGGAAAAGAATGGGACAGTTGGATCCACGTCATCAG cCTGTTGCAGATATTCTAAAGAAAGCTTGGAATCAAGAGGGATCTCCTTTCAAAGGAATGGAATACAACCCGAGTATGataaattttgatggaaatttcaTGCCTGATCAAGATATGCCTAGTTAG
- the LOC124165788 gene encoding nudC domain-containing protein 3 isoform X4 — protein MDGKHDQTFMGILQEEGQVIPFLDSLFGFLYRGTDFFRLQNEQSTKLGFPPGVAEQIVLKVLRKWETKARQDEEKYYRLRNSSADEEPNCIREEVVETEPSESDQDAKTESSCSIVETEKKCRTKEPSTSDSYNGAVRKGYQWSQTISDLDVQIHLEKCQERWWDALLTSEEKINLQNIDASRPMDDLRQEEQMKIQELMWAEQRKRMGQLDPRHQPVADILKKAWNQEGSPFKGMEYNPSMINFDGNFMPDQDMPS, from the exons ATGGATGGTAAACATGATCAAACATTTATGGGAATTTTGCAGGAGGAGGGACAGGTGATCCCTTTTCTCGATTCCTTATTCGGTTTTCTTTACAGAGG TACCGATTTCTTCCGATTACAAAATGAGCAGAGTACAAAATTAGGCTTTCCACCGGGGGTCGCAGAACAAATTGTACTAAAGGTATTAAGGAAATGGGAAACGAAGGCAAGACAAGATGAGGAAAAGTATTATCGATTAAG aaATTCTTCTGCTGACGAAGAACCCAACTGTATCCGCGAAGAAGTCGTAGAAACAGAACCTTCAGAGTCAGACCAAGATGCTAAGACAGAGTCATCATGCAGCATTGTAGAAACAGagaagaaatg TAGGACCAAAGAACCAAGTACCAGTGACAGCTACAACGGTGCTGTTCGCAAAGGATATCAATGGTCTCAAACAATATCGGACCTTGATGTTCAG ATTCATCTTGAAAAATGTCAGGAGCGCTGGTGGGATGCACTTTTAACCagtgaagagaaaataaatctCCAGAATATAGATGCATCACGCCCAATGGATGACCTGCGTCAAGAAGAACAAATGAAAATTCAGGAGCTGATGTGGGCTGAGCAGAGGAAAAGAATGGGACAGTTGGATCCACGTCATCAG cCTGTTGCAGATATTCTAAAGAAAGCTTGGAATCAAGAGGGATCTCCTTTCAAAGGAATGGAATACAACCCGAGTATGataaattttgatggaaatttcaTGCCTGATCAAGATATGCCTAGTTAG
- the LOC124165788 gene encoding nudC domain-containing protein 3 isoform X2, producing the protein MDGKHDQTFMGILQEEGQVIPFLDSLFGFLYRGTDFFRLQNEQSTKLGFPPGVAEQIVLKVLRKWETKARQDEEKYYRLRNSSADEEPNCIREEVVETEPSESDQDAKTESSCSIVETEKKWTKEPSTSDSYNGAVRKGYQWSQTISDLDVQVTVPTFVTKAKHLDVNIDAERLCVKLCGVPEEYVTEYPEKTALLEGDLCYKTKKEESTWTLIPGHEVQIHLEKCQERWWDALLTSEEKINLQNIDASRPMDDLRQEEQMKIQELMWAEQRKRMGQLDPRHQPVADILKKAWNQEGSPFKGMEYNPSMINFDGNFMPDQDMPS; encoded by the exons ATGGATGGTAAACATGATCAAACATTTATGGGAATTTTGCAGGAGGAGGGACAGGTGATCCCTTTTCTCGATTCCTTATTCGGTTTTCTTTACAGAGG TACCGATTTCTTCCGATTACAAAATGAGCAGAGTACAAAATTAGGCTTTCCACCGGGGGTCGCAGAACAAATTGTACTAAAGGTATTAAGGAAATGGGAAACGAAGGCAAGACAAGATGAGGAAAAGTATTATCGATTAAG aaATTCTTCTGCTGACGAAGAACCCAACTGTATCCGCGAAGAAGTCGTAGAAACAGAACCTTCAGAGTCAGACCAAGATGCTAAGACAGAGTCATCATGCAGCATTGTAGAAACAGagaagaaatg GACCAAAGAACCAAGTACCAGTGACAGCTACAACGGTGCTGTTCGCAAAGGATATCAATGGTCTCAAACAATATCGGACCTTGATGTTCAG GTTACTGTTCCAACATTTGTCACCAAAGCTAAACATTTGGATGTAAATATTGATGCAGAGAGGTTGTGTGTAAAGCTTTGTGGTGTACCTGAGGAATATGTCACAGAATATCCTGAAAAAACAGCATTGCTGGAAGGGGACTTATGCTACAAAACCAAAAAAGAGGAGTCAACATGGACCTTGATCCCAGGACATGAAGTACAG ATTCATCTTGAAAAATGTCAGGAGCGCTGGTGGGATGCACTTTTAACCagtgaagagaaaataaatctCCAGAATATAGATGCATCACGCCCAATGGATGACCTGCGTCAAGAAGAACAAATGAAAATTCAGGAGCTGATGTGGGCTGAGCAGAGGAAAAGAATGGGACAGTTGGATCCACGTCATCAG cCTGTTGCAGATATTCTAAAGAAAGCTTGGAATCAAGAGGGATCTCCTTTCAAAGGAATGGAATACAACCCGAGTATGataaattttgatggaaatttcaTGCCTGATCAAGATATGCCTAGTTAG
- the LOC124165788 gene encoding nudC domain-containing protein 3 isoform X1 — protein sequence MDGKHDQTFMGILQEEGQVIPFLDSLFGFLYRGTDFFRLQNEQSTKLGFPPGVAEQIVLKVLRKWETKARQDEEKYYRLRNSSADEEPNCIREEVVETEPSESDQDAKTESSCSIVETEKKCRTKEPSTSDSYNGAVRKGYQWSQTISDLDVQVTVPTFVTKAKHLDVNIDAERLCVKLCGVPEEYVTEYPEKTALLEGDLCYKTKKEESTWTLIPGHEVQIHLEKCQERWWDALLTSEEKINLQNIDASRPMDDLRQEEQMKIQELMWAEQRKRMGQLDPRHQPVADILKKAWNQEGSPFKGMEYNPSMINFDGNFMPDQDMPS from the exons ATGGATGGTAAACATGATCAAACATTTATGGGAATTTTGCAGGAGGAGGGACAGGTGATCCCTTTTCTCGATTCCTTATTCGGTTTTCTTTACAGAGG TACCGATTTCTTCCGATTACAAAATGAGCAGAGTACAAAATTAGGCTTTCCACCGGGGGTCGCAGAACAAATTGTACTAAAGGTATTAAGGAAATGGGAAACGAAGGCAAGACAAGATGAGGAAAAGTATTATCGATTAAG aaATTCTTCTGCTGACGAAGAACCCAACTGTATCCGCGAAGAAGTCGTAGAAACAGAACCTTCAGAGTCAGACCAAGATGCTAAGACAGAGTCATCATGCAGCATTGTAGAAACAGagaagaaatg TAGGACCAAAGAACCAAGTACCAGTGACAGCTACAACGGTGCTGTTCGCAAAGGATATCAATGGTCTCAAACAATATCGGACCTTGATGTTCAG GTTACTGTTCCAACATTTGTCACCAAAGCTAAACATTTGGATGTAAATATTGATGCAGAGAGGTTGTGTGTAAAGCTTTGTGGTGTACCTGAGGAATATGTCACAGAATATCCTGAAAAAACAGCATTGCTGGAAGGGGACTTATGCTACAAAACCAAAAAAGAGGAGTCAACATGGACCTTGATCCCAGGACATGAAGTACAG ATTCATCTTGAAAAATGTCAGGAGCGCTGGTGGGATGCACTTTTAACCagtgaagagaaaataaatctCCAGAATATAGATGCATCACGCCCAATGGATGACCTGCGTCAAGAAGAACAAATGAAAATTCAGGAGCTGATGTGGGCTGAGCAGAGGAAAAGAATGGGACAGTTGGATCCACGTCATCAG cCTGTTGCAGATATTCTAAAGAAAGCTTGGAATCAAGAGGGATCTCCTTTCAAAGGAATGGAATACAACCCGAGTATGataaattttgatggaaatttcaTGCCTGATCAAGATATGCCTAGTTAG